In the Nicotiana tabacum cultivar K326 chromosome 16, ASM71507v2, whole genome shotgun sequence genome, one interval contains:
- the LOC107786374 gene encoding uncharacterized protein LOC107786374 isoform X3, with amino-acid sequence MDKTWMRCTDKLSNVYLKGVDDFLQFAFEHTELEGEIPCPCKKCNNVFHKTRDDVREHLIIFGIVKGYTRWFYHGEFASKEQRTNNDELRQEEVRNEQDNDIFDMIYDVAGPNIMDYSGGVKRKQVDTSEPDFEFSKLLDDAAQQLYPGCEQFSKLSLIVELFQIKCLFGLSDKATDSIMKLIKRALPSGETLPESFYGAKKLIRNLGLRYEKIHACENDCMLFWKHNAKAESCLVCGESRLKSVEGQKTNGETPRKNKNKVPRKVLRYFPLKPRLQRLFMSSEIASDMTWHHNQRLKDGVLRHPADSDAWKHFDASNPGFARDPRNVRLGLSSDGINPFGNLSVSHSTWPVIITVYNLPPCMCMKQPYCFLSLLIPGPKAPGNDIDVYLEPLIDELQELWYNGVNTYDASRKENFCMRAALLWTINDFPAYAYLSGWSTKGALACPSCNKETPSIRLKYGRKFSYMGARRFLSSNHKWRSNKRDFNGEVERRHAPKILSGDDILNQLASLDGFKFGKTQKKQRHGRDKATHNWRKKSIFFRLPYWKNNLIRHNLDVMHIEKNVCDNIIGTLLDMEGKTKDNLNARRDLKEMGIRRDLHPTQRDGKWYYPAACYTLSPEEKSKVCKFLKTIKVPDGYSSNLSRCVKVKDRKIYGLKSHDSHILLEQLLPFAIRGVVPNNVYAAITELGIFFRELCSKTVRVDVLDRLAAQIPITLSKLEKIFLPAFFDIMVHLIIHLPQEAKIAGPVQYRWMYPIERYLHGSGRGYNPVDKNYEGDHAESCNGLSIFKQKGCPLLSDTSRILEEVERKQAHIYVLRNCEEVQPFLREYEQNNRNMNFDDWFFHRIVQMRKKNNSHASRGLYSLARGPFDGVQRFKGYEINGFRFHTKQLEGNRVKQNSGVLVRGIMNGQNIDYYGVLTEIVNFNTLKANELFYLNLIGWMLITLGKE; translated from the exons ATGGACAAGACTTGGATGCGTTGCACCGATAAATTGAGCAATGTGTATTTAAAAGGAGTTGatgattttcttcaatttgcttttGAGCATACAGAACTAGAAGGTGAAATTCCTTGTCCTTGTAAGAAATGCAACAATGTTTTCCATAAGACTAGAGATGACGTCAGGGAacatttaataatttttggaataGTCAAGGGGTACACTCGTTGGTTTTATCATGGAGAATTTGCATCTAAAGAGCAAAGAACTAACAATGATGAATTAAGACAAGAGGAAGTACGAAATGAGCAGGATAATGATATATTTGATATGATTTATGATGTTGCTGGCCCTAATATCATGGATTATTCTGGTGGGGTTAAGCGTAAACAAGTTGATACCTCAGAACctgattttgaattttctaaattGTTGGATGATGCTGCACAACAACTTTATCCTGGATGCGAGCAATTCTCCAAGTTGTCACTGATCGTGGAACTGTTCCAGATTAAGTGTCTTTTTGGATTGAGTGATAAAGCAACTGATAGCATAATGAAGCTAATTAAACGAGCTCTTCCCTCTGGTGAAACTTTACCAGAATCATTCTATGGAGCAAAGAAATTGATTCGAAATTTAGGTCTTCGTTATGAAAAAATACATGCTTGTGAAAATGACTGCATGTTATTTTGGAAACATAATGCAAAAGCAGAATCTTGCTTGGTTTGTGGTGAGTCTAGGTTGAAATCAGTTGAAGGTCAAAAAACTAATGGGGAAACgccaagaaagaataaaaacaaagttCCTCGAAAAGTTTTACGCTATTTCCCCTTAAAACCAAGATTGCAAAGGTTATTTATGTCATCAGAAATAGCTTCAGATATGACATGGCATCATAATCAGCGTTTGAAAGATGGGGTTCTTAGACATCCAGCTGACTCCGATGCGTGGAAACATTTTGATGCATCTAATCCGGGTTTTGCTAGAGATCCTCGTAATGTTAGACTTGGATTATCATCTGACGGGATAAATCCTTTTGGTAATTTAAGTGTTTCTCATAGCACTTGGCCAGTGATTATTACTGTGTATAACCTACCACCTTGTATGTGCATGAAGCAACCATATTGCTTCTTatctttgttgataccgggtcctaAAGCTCCTGGAAATGACATTGATGTGTACTTAGAACCTTTGATAGATGAGTTGCAAGAATTGTGGTATAATGGAGTCAATACATATGATGCTTCGAGAAAGGAGAACTTTTGTATGCGGGCAGCACTCTTATGGACTATAAACGATTTTCCAGCTTATGCCTACTTGTCTGGATGGAGCACAAAGGGAGCTTTGGCTTGCCCTTCGTGCAATAAAGAGACTCCGTCTATTCGTCTAAAGTATGGTCGTAAGTTTTCTTACATGGGTGCTCGTAGATTTTTATCATCTAATCATAAGTGGCGGAGTAATAAACGTGATTTTAATGGGGAAGTAGAAAGAAGACATGCTCCAAAAATTCTTTCTGGAGATGATATTTTaaaccagttggctagtttggatGGCTTTAAATTTGGTAAGACCCAGAAGAAACAAAGACACGGAAGGGATAAAGCCACTCATAATTGGAGGAAGAAAAGCATCTTTTTCAGACTTCCTTAttggaaaaataatttaatacgTCACAATTTAGATGTCATGCACATTGAAAAAAATGTGTGTGACAATATTATTGGGACGTTATTAGATATGGaaggaaaaacaaaagataaTCTGAATGCTCGTCGTGATTTGAAGGAAATGGGTATAAGAAGAGATTTGCATCCAACTCAAAGAGATGGAAAGTGGTATTATCCAGCAGCATGTTATACTTTATCACCGGAAGAGAAGTCTAAAGTATGCAAGTTTTTGAAAACTATTAAAGTTCCAGATGGTTATTCTTCGAATTTATCACGGTGCGTAAAAGTAAAGGATCGAAAAATTTATGGACTAAAGAGTCATGATTCTCACATTCTCTTGGAACAGTTGCTTCCTTTTGCAATTCGCGGAGTTGTGCCGAACAATGTCTATGCTGCTATTACCGAGCTAGGTATTTTCTTCAGAGAGTTGTGTTCAAAAACAGTAAGAGTTGATGTGTTAGATCGGCTTGCAGCTCAAATTCCAATAACGTTAAGCAAATTAGAAAAAATATTCCTACCAGCtttttttgatattatggtgcACTTGATCATTCATCTTCCACAAGAGGCCAAGATTGCTGGACCTGTACAGTACAGATGGATGTACCCAATAGAGCG GTATTTACATGGAAGTGGGAGAGGGTATAATCCAGTGGACAAAAATTATGAAGGTGATCATGCTGAGTCATGCAATGGATTATCAATATTTAAGCAAAAGGGTTGCCCTTTATTAAGCGATACATCTAGAATTCTTGAAGAGGTTGAGCGAAAACAAGCGCATATTTATGTTTTGAGAAATTGTGAAGAAGTTCAACCATTTCTACG TGAGTACGAGCAGAACAATAGGAACATGAACTTTGATGATTGGTTTTTCCATCGA ATCGTGCAAATGCGCAAGAAAAACAATTCTCATGCAAGTCGCGGGTTGTATTCTTTGGCTAGAGGTCCTTTTGATGGAGTCCAAAGATTCAAAGGGTATGAAATAAATGGTTTTAGGTTTCATACTAAACAATTGGAAGGAAATAGAGTAAAACAAAATAGTGGTGTTTTAGTACGAGGAATAATGAATGGTCAAAATATAGATTATTATGGTGTTCTGACTGAAATAGTAAACTTCAATACCTTGAAGGCAAACGAAttgttttatttaaatttgatTGGATGGATGTTGATCACATTGGGAAAGGAGTGA
- the LOC107786374 gene encoding uncharacterized protein LOC107786374 isoform X1 has translation MDKTWMRCTDKLSNVYLKGVDDFLQFAFEHTELEGEIPCPCKKCNNVFHKTRDDVREHLIIFGIVKGYTRWFYHGEFASKEQRTNNDELRQEEVRNEQDNDIFDMIYDVAGPNIMDYSGGVKRKQVDTSEPDFEFSKLLDDAAQQLYPGCEQFSKLSLIVELFQIKCLFGLSDKATDSIMKLIKRALPSGETLPESFYGAKKLIRNLGLRYEKIHACENDCMLFWKHNAKAESCLVCGESRLKSVEGQKTNGETPRKNKNKVPRKVLRYFPLKPRLQRLFMSSEIASDMTWHHNQRLKDGVLRHPADSDAWKHFDASNPGFARDPRNVRLGLSSDGINPFGNLSVSHSTWPVIITVYNLPPCMCMKQPYCFLSLLIPGPKAPGNDIDVYLEPLIDELQELWYNGVNTYDASRKENFCMRAALLWTINDFPAYAYLSGWSTKGALACPSCNKETPSIRLKYGRKFSYMGARRFLSSNHKWRSNKRDFNGEVERRHAPKILSGDDILNQLASLDGFKFGKTQKKQRHGRDKATHNWRKKSIFFRLPYWKNNLIRHNLDVMHIEKNVCDNIIGTLLDMEGKTKDNLNARRDLKEMGIRRDLHPTQRDGKWYYPAACYTLSPEEKSKVCKFLKTIKVPDGYSSNLSRCVKVKDRKIYGLKSHDSHILLEQLLPFAIRGVVPNNVYAAITELGIFFRELCSKTVRVDVLDRLAAQIPITLSKLEKIFLPAFFDIMVHLIIHLPQEAKIAGPVQYRWMYPIERFLHKLKCYVRNRCRPEGSIAEGYIVEASLIFCSRYLHGSGRGYNPVDKNYEGDHAESCNGLSIFKQKGCPLLSDTSRILEEVERKQAHIYVLRNCEEVQPFLREYEQNNRNMNFDDWFFHRIVQMRKKNNSHASRGLYSLARGPFDGVQRFKGYEINGFRFHTKQLEGNRVKQNSGVLVRGIMNGQNIDYYGVLTEIVNFNTLKANELFYLNLIGWMLITLGKE, from the exons ATGGACAAGACTTGGATGCGTTGCACCGATAAATTGAGCAATGTGTATTTAAAAGGAGTTGatgattttcttcaatttgcttttGAGCATACAGAACTAGAAGGTGAAATTCCTTGTCCTTGTAAGAAATGCAACAATGTTTTCCATAAGACTAGAGATGACGTCAGGGAacatttaataatttttggaataGTCAAGGGGTACACTCGTTGGTTTTATCATGGAGAATTTGCATCTAAAGAGCAAAGAACTAACAATGATGAATTAAGACAAGAGGAAGTACGAAATGAGCAGGATAATGATATATTTGATATGATTTATGATGTTGCTGGCCCTAATATCATGGATTATTCTGGTGGGGTTAAGCGTAAACAAGTTGATACCTCAGAACctgattttgaattttctaaattGTTGGATGATGCTGCACAACAACTTTATCCTGGATGCGAGCAATTCTCCAAGTTGTCACTGATCGTGGAACTGTTCCAGATTAAGTGTCTTTTTGGATTGAGTGATAAAGCAACTGATAGCATAATGAAGCTAATTAAACGAGCTCTTCCCTCTGGTGAAACTTTACCAGAATCATTCTATGGAGCAAAGAAATTGATTCGAAATTTAGGTCTTCGTTATGAAAAAATACATGCTTGTGAAAATGACTGCATGTTATTTTGGAAACATAATGCAAAAGCAGAATCTTGCTTGGTTTGTGGTGAGTCTAGGTTGAAATCAGTTGAAGGTCAAAAAACTAATGGGGAAACgccaagaaagaataaaaacaaagttCCTCGAAAAGTTTTACGCTATTTCCCCTTAAAACCAAGATTGCAAAGGTTATTTATGTCATCAGAAATAGCTTCAGATATGACATGGCATCATAATCAGCGTTTGAAAGATGGGGTTCTTAGACATCCAGCTGACTCCGATGCGTGGAAACATTTTGATGCATCTAATCCGGGTTTTGCTAGAGATCCTCGTAATGTTAGACTTGGATTATCATCTGACGGGATAAATCCTTTTGGTAATTTAAGTGTTTCTCATAGCACTTGGCCAGTGATTATTACTGTGTATAACCTACCACCTTGTATGTGCATGAAGCAACCATATTGCTTCTTatctttgttgataccgggtcctaAAGCTCCTGGAAATGACATTGATGTGTACTTAGAACCTTTGATAGATGAGTTGCAAGAATTGTGGTATAATGGAGTCAATACATATGATGCTTCGAGAAAGGAGAACTTTTGTATGCGGGCAGCACTCTTATGGACTATAAACGATTTTCCAGCTTATGCCTACTTGTCTGGATGGAGCACAAAGGGAGCTTTGGCTTGCCCTTCGTGCAATAAAGAGACTCCGTCTATTCGTCTAAAGTATGGTCGTAAGTTTTCTTACATGGGTGCTCGTAGATTTTTATCATCTAATCATAAGTGGCGGAGTAATAAACGTGATTTTAATGGGGAAGTAGAAAGAAGACATGCTCCAAAAATTCTTTCTGGAGATGATATTTTaaaccagttggctagtttggatGGCTTTAAATTTGGTAAGACCCAGAAGAAACAAAGACACGGAAGGGATAAAGCCACTCATAATTGGAGGAAGAAAAGCATCTTTTTCAGACTTCCTTAttggaaaaataatttaatacgTCACAATTTAGATGTCATGCACATTGAAAAAAATGTGTGTGACAATATTATTGGGACGTTATTAGATATGGaaggaaaaacaaaagataaTCTGAATGCTCGTCGTGATTTGAAGGAAATGGGTATAAGAAGAGATTTGCATCCAACTCAAAGAGATGGAAAGTGGTATTATCCAGCAGCATGTTATACTTTATCACCGGAAGAGAAGTCTAAAGTATGCAAGTTTTTGAAAACTATTAAAGTTCCAGATGGTTATTCTTCGAATTTATCACGGTGCGTAAAAGTAAAGGATCGAAAAATTTATGGACTAAAGAGTCATGATTCTCACATTCTCTTGGAACAGTTGCTTCCTTTTGCAATTCGCGGAGTTGTGCCGAACAATGTCTATGCTGCTATTACCGAGCTAGGTATTTTCTTCAGAGAGTTGTGTTCAAAAACAGTAAGAGTTGATGTGTTAGATCGGCTTGCAGCTCAAATTCCAATAACGTTAAGCAAATTAGAAAAAATATTCCTACCAGCtttttttgatattatggtgcACTTGATCATTCATCTTCCACAAGAGGCCAAGATTGCTGGACCTGTACAGTACAGATGGATGTACCCAATAGAGCG ATTCTTGCACAAATTGAAATGTTATGTTCGTAATAGATGTCGACCTGAAGGATCTATTGCAGAAGGGTATATTGTTGAAGCAAGTTTAATATTTTGTTCAAGGTATTTACATGGAAGTGGGAGAGGGTATAATCCAGTGGACAAAAATTATGAAGGTGATCATGCTGAGTCATGCAATGGATTATCAATATTTAAGCAAAAGGGTTGCCCTTTATTAAGCGATACATCTAGAATTCTTGAAGAGGTTGAGCGAAAACAAGCGCATATTTATGTTTTGAGAAATTGTGAAGAAGTTCAACCATTTCTACG TGAGTACGAGCAGAACAATAGGAACATGAACTTTGATGATTGGTTTTTCCATCGA ATCGTGCAAATGCGCAAGAAAAACAATTCTCATGCAAGTCGCGGGTTGTATTCTTTGGCTAGAGGTCCTTTTGATGGAGTCCAAAGATTCAAAGGGTATGAAATAAATGGTTTTAGGTTTCATACTAAACAATTGGAAGGAAATAGAGTAAAACAAAATAGTGGTGTTTTAGTACGAGGAATAATGAATGGTCAAAATATAGATTATTATGGTGTTCTGACTGAAATAGTAAACTTCAATACCTTGAAGGCAAACGAAttgttttatttaaatttgatTGGATGGATGTTGATCACATTGGGAAAGGAGTGA